From Sphingobium sp. B2D3C:
TGGCTTCGCGCAAACGCGCGGCTGCGGCGTCACTGTCAGCGCGCGCCGCCACGATCTCGGGCGTATGCGCCACCGCTGCAGCGATCGCCTCCTCGAGCGTCACCGCCGCCGCAGGCATGGAAGTGCCCGCAAACAGACCAATCATGATGATCCGGGCAACCTTCATCTGAAAGCATTTCCCGGGCGCACGCCCATGGCCTTGAAGATCATCGCTGCCGGACAGAAACCGGTAATGCCTGCCTGGATCATGTTGGCGCCGGCTAAGATCGTAAGGGCTATCCACCACGGGTGGACTGTCAGCGCCAAGGTGACACCGAGCAGCACGACGAAGCCGGCGAACATCAGGACAGCGCGATCGATATTCATGGCATTTTCCCCTTGGTAATGGTGGTCAGAAGCGAAGCTTGCGGATGCCCATCACATGTAGGGCCAGCTTCTCGTAGAAGGGCTCGCTCTCGCCCCTGCGGACCTTGCGCAGGAAATATTTCTCGAAGCCGACCTTGGCGAGATGGACCCATTTGCCACTGGACGACCAGTTGACGTTGCGCGGCGGGATCTGCGGTTGGGCGACGAAGGCGACGCCACCGTCACCAAAGTCGGCGAGGCAAACAGCGTTCCAAGTGGCCTCGGCAGTTGCTTCCTTGCCGTCGATGATCGCCGCGAGATTGGCGGCAATCGCCGTTACCATGCTCTCGATCATGAAGCCGGTCTTGGGCACGCCTACCGGAACCGGGGTCGGTCCCGTTGGCGGGATGGCAACACAGACCCCGAGCGCGAAGATCTCCGGGAAGGCAGGATTGCGCTGATGCTTGTCGACCAGGATGAAACCGCGCGGATTGGTGAGTCCCTCGATCCCGCGCACTGCTGCTGCCCCACGGAAGGCAGGAAGCATCATCGAGAAGCCGAACGGCAGGTCGTGCGACTTCTTGACGGTGCCGTCCTCGTCAAACTCATCGACATGCATCATGCCGGCCTCGACCTTGGAGACCTTGGCATTGGTGATCCACTTGATGTGGCGGTTGCGCATCTCGCTCTCGAGCAGCCCCTTGGTGTCGCCCACACCGCCGAGGCCGAGATGACCGATATAGGGCTCGGAGGTAACGAAGGTCATGGGTACCTTGTCGCGAATTTTGCGCTTGCGCAGCTCGGTGTCGAGAATGAGCGCGAACTCGTAGGCTGGACCGAAGCAGGATGCGGCCTGCACCGCGCCGACCACGATAGGTCCGGGCTTCTCGCAGAATGCGTCGAACTGGTCAGCAGCCGCAGCAGCATGCGCCGTCTGGCAGACCGACACGGTATGGCCGTCATGAGGCCCCAGCCCCTCAATCTCGTCGAAGGCAAGATCAGGGCCGGTGGCGATGATCAGATAGTCATAATCGATGGACGTGCCGTCGTTCAGCTCGATGCGCTTCTCGACTGGATGAACCCGCTTTGCCCCGACCGATGTGAAGCCGATCTCCTTCCTGGCGAAGACGGGCGGAAGATGGACCTGAATGGCTTCAGGCTGGCGCCATCGCACGGCAACCCAAGGGTTAGACGGAACGAAACTATAGGTCTCCGAGTCGGAGACCGTCAGGATGTCGGCCTTGTC
This genomic window contains:
- a CDS encoding DUF2892 domain-containing protein; protein product: MNIDRAVLMFAGFVVLLGVTLALTVHPWWIALTILAGANMIQAGITGFCPAAMIFKAMGVRPGNAFR
- a CDS encoding NAD(P)/FAD-dependent oxidoreductase, encoding MGKPKIVVLGAGLGGTIAAYEIKAAVKDKADILTVSDSETYSFVPSNPWVAVRWRQPEAIQVHLPPVFARKEIGFTSVGAKRVHPVEKRIELNDGTSIDYDYLIIATGPDLAFDEIEGLGPHDGHTVSVCQTAHAAAAADQFDAFCEKPGPIVVGAVQAASCFGPAYEFALILDTELRKRKIRDKVPMTFVTSEPYIGHLGLGGVGDTKGLLESEMRNRHIKWITNAKVSKVEAGMMHVDEFDEDGTVKKSHDLPFGFSMMLPAFRGAAAVRGIEGLTNPRGFILVDKHQRNPAFPEIFALGVCVAIPPTGPTPVPVGVPKTGFMIESMVTAIAANLAAIIDGKEATAEATWNAVCLADFGDGGVAFVAQPQIPPRNVNWSSSGKWVHLAKVGFEKYFLRKVRRGESEPFYEKLALHVMGIRKLRF